From Chryseobacterium sp. IHB B 17019, one genomic window encodes:
- the kdpB gene encoding potassium-transporting ATPase subunit KdpB has product MKGNNNNLFQAELVNEALKQSFIKLNPAKMFRNPVMFMVWIGTLVMAGVCIWIAAGEGSQGSLIYNIIVTAVLFITLLFANFAEAIAEARGKAQADSLRKTREETPAKWIKSIDEIITVPSSQLKKGDVFFCETGDIIPSDGEIIEGLATIDESAITGESAPVIREAGGDKSSVTGGTKVLSDMIKVKVTTEPGESFLDKMIALVEGASRQKTPNEIALTILLAGFTLVFIIVTVTLKPFGDYAHTPITIAAFISLFVCLIPTTIGGLLSAIGIAGMDRALRANVITKSGKAVETAGDVDVLLLDKTGTITIGNRKATHFHPANGIDEKHFTKAVVLGSMADETPEGKSIIELAGINPLSFEINNPEFINFTAETRSSGINYENIRIRKGASDSIRNLVERAGNLFPKETEETVRNIASNGGTPLVVSENEKVLGVVELQDIIKPGIQERFKRLRKMGIKTVMVTGDNPLTAKYIAEKAGVDDFIAEAKPEDKMNYIKKEQAEGRLVAMMGDGTNDAPALAQADVGVAMNSGTQAAKEAGNMVDLDNDPTKLIEVVEIGKQLLMTRGTLTTFSIANDVAKYFAIVPALFIASIPALQGLNIMNLHSPESAILSAVIFNAIIIPMLIPLALKGVAYKPIGASALLRRNLLIYGLGGVLIPFIGIKIIDLIVSLFI; this is encoded by the coding sequence ATGAAAGGAAATAATAATAATTTGTTTCAGGCAGAACTCGTAAACGAGGCATTGAAACAATCTTTTATAAAACTAAATCCGGCCAAAATGTTTCGTAATCCGGTAATGTTCATGGTCTGGATAGGAACTCTTGTGATGGCCGGTGTCTGCATTTGGATTGCAGCAGGAGAGGGAAGTCAGGGAAGTTTAATCTATAATATTATAGTAACGGCAGTTCTGTTTATCACATTGCTTTTTGCAAATTTTGCAGAAGCCATTGCAGAAGCGAGAGGAAAAGCACAGGCAGATTCTTTAAGGAAAACAAGAGAAGAAACCCCCGCCAAATGGATTAAATCTATTGACGAAATTATCACTGTTCCTTCTTCCCAGCTTAAAAAAGGAGATGTATTTTTTTGTGAAACGGGAGATATCATTCCGTCAGACGGAGAAATTATTGAAGGACTGGCAACCATAGACGAAAGCGCAATCACCGGCGAAAGTGCCCCAGTAATCCGTGAAGCCGGAGGTGATAAAAGCAGTGTAACAGGAGGTACAAAAGTACTTTCAGACATGATAAAAGTAAAAGTCACAACAGAACCTGGGGAAAGCTTTCTTGATAAAATGATCGCACTGGTTGAAGGCGCTTCAAGGCAAAAAACTCCGAATGAAATTGCTTTAACCATACTTTTGGCAGGATTTACACTGGTGTTTATCATTGTTACGGTGACTTTGAAACCGTTTGGAGATTATGCTCATACACCGATTACAATTGCCGCTTTTATCTCATTATTTGTTTGTTTAATTCCTACTACCATCGGAGGATTATTATCAGCGATCGGAATTGCCGGGATGGACAGGGCTTTAAGAGCAAACGTCATCACCAAAAGCGGTAAAGCGGTAGAAACAGCAGGAGACGTGGATGTTCTTTTATTAGATAAAACCGGAACCATCACGATCGGAAACAGAAAAGCCACTCATTTTCATCCCGCAAACGGAATTGATGAAAAACATTTTACAAAAGCAGTGGTTCTGGGCTCAATGGCAGATGAAACACCGGAAGGAAAATCAATCATTGAACTGGCGGGTATTAATCCGTTAAGCTTTGAAATTAATAATCCTGAATTCATAAACTTTACTGCAGAAACAAGAAGTTCCGGAATCAATTATGAAAATATCAGGATCCGTAAAGGCGCTTCCGATTCTATTAGAAATCTTGTTGAAAGAGCCGGGAATTTATTTCCGAAAGAAACTGAAGAAACGGTAAGAAATATTGCAAGTAACGGCGGAACGCCTTTAGTGGTTTCCGAGAACGAAAAAGTATTGGGTGTTGTGGAGCTGCAGGACATCATCAAACCCGGAATCCAGGAACGTTTTAAGCGTTTGAGAAAAATGGGTATCAAAACTGTAATGGTTACCGGTGATAATCCTCTGACGGCAAAATATATTGCAGAAAAAGCAGGCGTAGATGATTTTATCGCCGAAGCAAAACCTGAAGACAAAATGAATTATATTAAAAAAGAACAGGCTGAAGGAAGGCTTGTCGCCATGATGGGTGACGGCACCAATGATGCTCCGGCTCTCGCGCAGGCCGATGTGGGCGTGGCCATGAACAGCGGAACACAGGCGGCAAAAGAAGCTGGAAATATGGTGGATTTGGACAATGATCCTACTAAATTGATTGAGGTGGTAGAAATCGGGAAACAATTATTAATGACAAGAGGAACGCTCACTACGTTCAGTATTGCGAATGATGTTGCCAAGTATTTTGCTATTGTTCCGGCCTTGTTTATTGCGTCTATTCCGGCCTTGCAGGGATTGAATATTATGAATCTGCATTCACCCGAAAGTGCCATTCTTTCAGCTGTAATCTTCAATGCTATTATTATTCCGATGCTGATTCCTTTAGCTTTAAAAGGGGTTGCTTACAAGCCAATCGGGGCAAGCGCACTGCTTAGAAGAAACCTTTTGATTTATGGTTTGGGAGGAGTTTTAATTCCTTTCATCGGTATCAAAATTATTGATTTAATCGTGTCATTGTTTATTTAA
- the kdpA gene encoding potassium-transporting ATPase subunit KdpA has product MNSEILGILLMFFLAVFLAIPLGRYIGRIFSNEKTWLDSIFNPVDKIFFKLAGINPDTEMSWKQHLIALLTINLVWFLTAMFVLTNMGWLPLNPDSNPSMSGDLAFNTAVSFVTNTNLQHYSGETGMSYLGQLTLMLWQFISAGCGIAIAAVVFFAMKERSTEKLGNFYFFFVRSCTRILLPIAVVVASLLVFNGTPMTFEGKDSITNLQGDKVEVSRGPVAAFVAIKHLGTNGGGFFGPNSAHPLENPNYFTNIIEMTTQMLIPLAMVFAMGYIVKRRKLAWTVFGVMTIGFLLLTIPTIISEVNGNPNISNMGISQTMGNMEGKEVRFGSVASAYWSIATTVISTGSINAMHDSFMPLSGMNQLLGMMVNCFYGGVGVGFLNFYIFIILAVFISGLMVGRTPEFLGKKIEAREMKIAMIIALLHPFLILTGTAIASYTYSQDPETYAGWLNNPGFHGFSEMLYEFTSSSANNGSGFEGLGDNTPFWNIACGIVMLMARYLPIIGPVAIAGSLAAKKYIPESAGTLKTDTPTFGLMVFAVIAIVAALSFFPALALGPIAEYFSL; this is encoded by the coding sequence ATGAATTCAGAGATTTTAGGAATATTATTGATGTTCTTTCTGGCCGTATTTCTTGCAATACCGTTGGGAAGATACATCGGCAGAATATTTAGTAACGAAAAAACTTGGCTTGATAGTATTTTCAACCCTGTTGATAAAATATTTTTTAAACTGGCAGGAATCAATCCTGATACGGAAATGAGCTGGAAACAGCATCTTATTGCTTTGCTGACCATTAATCTCGTCTGGTTTCTTACAGCCATGTTTGTACTGACCAATATGGGCTGGCTCCCCTTGAATCCCGACAGCAACCCGTCGATGAGCGGAGATCTTGCATTTAATACAGCAGTAAGCTTTGTCACCAATACCAATCTTCAGCACTATTCCGGGGAAACGGGAATGTCTTATCTGGGGCAGCTTACCTTAATGCTTTGGCAGTTTATCAGTGCCGGTTGCGGAATTGCCATTGCTGCAGTCGTATTTTTTGCAATGAAGGAAAGAAGTACGGAAAAGCTTGGTAATTTTTACTTCTTTTTTGTGAGAAGCTGTACCAGAATTCTGTTGCCGATTGCAGTCGTGGTTGCCTCATTGCTGGTATTCAACGGAACTCCAATGACTTTTGAAGGTAAAGATTCAATAACTAATTTACAGGGAGATAAAGTTGAGGTAAGCCGGGGACCCGTTGCGGCATTTGTAGCCATAAAACACTTAGGAACAAACGGCGGTGGATTTTTTGGTCCGAACTCTGCTCACCCTCTTGAAAATCCAAATTATTTTACCAATATCATCGAAATGACAACCCAGATGCTTATTCCGCTGGCTATGGTGTTTGCAATGGGATATATCGTTAAAAGAAGAAAGCTTGCATGGACGGTTTTTGGAGTTATGACGATAGGTTTTCTCCTTCTTACAATCCCTACAATTATTTCTGAAGTAAACGGAAATCCCAACATTTCAAACATGGGAATCTCACAGACCATGGGTAATATGGAAGGAAAAGAAGTTCGTTTCGGTTCTGTAGCATCTGCATATTGGAGCATCGCAACAACGGTTATTTCTACGGGAAGCATCAATGCTATGCATGACAGCTTCATGCCTCTGAGCGGGATGAACCAATTGCTGGGAATGATGGTAAACTGCTTCTACGGCGGTGTCGGAGTCGGTTTTCTGAATTTCTATATCTTCATTATTCTGGCAGTATTCATCAGTGGACTGATGGTGGGAAGAACACCGGAATTTTTAGGCAAAAAAATTGAAGCCAGAGAAATGAAAATTGCAATGATCATCGCACTTCTGCATCCATTTTTAATTCTTACAGGAACAGCCATTGCAAGCTACACTTATTCTCAAGATCCGGAAACGTATGCAGGATGGCTCAATAATCCGGGATTTCATGGCTTTAGTGAAATGCTGTATGAGTTCACCTCATCCAGTGCCAATAACGGAAGCGGTTTTGAAGGATTGGGAGACAACACGCCCTTCTGGAATATTGCCTGTGGAATCGTAATGCTTATGGCAAGATATTTACCAATAATTGGTCCGGTTGCTATTGCAGGAAGTCTGGCAGCAAAAAAATACATTCCCGAAAGTGCCGGAACCTTAAAAACTGATACTCCGACTTTTGGATTAATGGTCTTCGCGGTCATTGCCATTGTAGCGGCATTGTCTTTCTTTCCGGCATTGGCATTAGGTCCCATCGCTGAATATTTTTCACTTTAA
- a CDS encoding DUF7674 family protein yields MNHTEAIQEIIKVVPESEEEFKETYKTGNSFMVINVFTKQIRRLIRNEDKNTLVSCLKKMNEIYAKGDQTLKNAVESIFVYSLDSLTFTCNKTYKNLIFKKIPADLQKAYLRQVYKSGM; encoded by the coding sequence ATGAATCACACAGAAGCAATACAGGAAATCATCAAGGTGGTCCCTGAATCGGAAGAAGAATTCAAAGAAACTTACAAGACCGGCAATTCTTTTATGGTCATTAATGTTTTCACCAAACAAATCCGCAGGTTGATCCGTAACGAAGACAAAAACACACTGGTAAGCTGTCTCAAAAAAATGAATGAGATCTACGCAAAAGGTGATCAGACCCTGAAAAATGCCGTAGAATCTATTTTTGTCTATTCTTTGGACAGCCTCACTTTTACCTGTAATAAGACATACAAAAATTTAATTTTCAAAAAAATCCCTGCGGATCTGCAAAAAGCTTATTTGCGCCAGGTGTATAAATCAGGAATGTAA
- a CDS encoding potassium-transporting ATPase subunit F, with the protein MTALFIIAIAVFAYMCYVLIKPEKF; encoded by the coding sequence ATGACAGCATTATTCATCATCGCCATCGCTGTATTTGCATACATGTGTTATGTGCTCATAAAACCGGAAAAATTTTAA
- a CDS encoding patatin-like phospholipase family protein — MDFGKVGLVLSGGGTKGIAHAGVLKFLNEKDIKIDVLSCCSAGSIVGCLYAVGKTPQEILEFFNSVYFFNWKHFAFNQPGLVSSVIFRNYLHPIFGDMKLGDLDKEVKIVATELVGGTEKIFDKDFKVVDAIIASCSIPGITTPYIIGDEMYCDGGVLNNFPADIIREDCDKLIGVFVSPPHDISINDLKSIKAIVSRSYDLLSYRVEKIKFEYCDWFISSQELSIYGTFERRKDRLEQIFNIGYNAAKDSFDESSFYLKQLGT, encoded by the coding sequence ATGGATTTTGGAAAAGTTGGTCTTGTTTTATCTGGCGGTGGCACAAAAGGAATTGCACATGCCGGAGTTTTAAAATTCTTAAATGAAAAGGATATTAAAATAGACGTTCTGTCATGTTGCAGTGCAGGTTCTATTGTAGGTTGTCTGTATGCAGTCGGAAAAACTCCTCAAGAAATCTTAGAATTCTTCAATTCGGTGTATTTTTTCAACTGGAAACATTTTGCTTTCAATCAACCGGGATTGGTTTCTTCAGTGATTTTCAGGAATTATCTGCATCCTATTTTTGGTGATATGAAATTAGGCGATTTGGATAAAGAAGTGAAAATTGTTGCCACTGAACTGGTGGGCGGAACAGAAAAAATATTTGACAAAGATTTCAAAGTGGTAGATGCAATTATTGCTTCCTGCTCAATTCCCGGAATCACAACACCTTATATTATCGGCGATGAAATGTACTGTGACGGCGGGGTTTTGAATAACTTTCCGGCAGATATTATCAGGGAAGATTGCGACAAATTGATAGGTGTTTTCGTTTCTCCGCCGCATGATATCAGTATTAATGACCTGAAGTCTATCAAAGCCATCGTTTCCCGCTCATACGACTTGCTTTCTTACAGGGTTGAAAAAATTAAGTTTGAATATTGCGACTGGTTCATTTCTTCCCAAGAATTGTCTATTTATGGAACTTTTGAAAGAAGAAAAGATCGTTTGGAGCAAATTTTTAATATTGGTTATAATGCAGCTAAAGATAGCTTTGACGAAAGCAGTTTTTACTTAAAACAATTAGGAACATAA
- a CDS encoding sigma-54-dependent transcriptional regulator, whose translation MNKILIIDDEEKIRTLLSRIISLEGFEVFQSSDLKNAKKRLEASEIDVVISDVKLPDGSGVEFSKTIKEKYPSTEVILLTAYGNIPDGVQAIKNGAFDYITKGDDNNKIIPLVYKAVAKVALNKRLYQLEKQLDDKQSFENIIGKSKLIESAINSAKKVAVTDATVLLTGETGTGKEVFAQAIHNASNRSKQNFVAVNCSAFSKELLENELFGHKAGAFTGAMKDSKGIFEEANNGTVFLDEIGEMPLDLQAKLLRVLESGEFLKVGDSKPTKANVRIIAATNRDLQQEIDNGSFREDLYYRINIFTIMLPSLRERIADIEDLAYSFLKKYTSKIGKKISLISSDYLNILKQHSWKGNIRELRNIIERSVILEDSLELTVDSLPFDLQQISTAQPSSDKAFSAFSMASAEKIHIQKILNYTKGNKAEAARLLEIGIATLYRKIEEYKIS comes from the coding sequence ATGAATAAAATACTCATCATTGACGACGAAGAAAAAATCAGAACACTTCTTTCAAGGATAATCAGCCTGGAAGGATTTGAAGTTTTTCAATCTTCCGACCTGAAGAATGCAAAAAAAAGGCTTGAAGCTTCTGAGATTGATGTAGTTATCAGTGATGTAAAACTTCCGGATGGCAGCGGTGTAGAATTTTCTAAAACGATTAAAGAAAAATATCCTTCCACAGAAGTCATTCTTCTGACGGCATACGGAAATATTCCAGACGGTGTTCAGGCGATCAAAAACGGAGCATTCGATTATATTACCAAAGGTGATGACAACAATAAAATAATCCCGCTTGTTTACAAAGCCGTTGCTAAGGTTGCTCTAAATAAAAGGCTTTATCAGTTGGAAAAACAACTGGATGATAAGCAGTCTTTTGAAAATATCATTGGCAAATCCAAGCTTATAGAATCTGCAATTAATTCTGCAAAAAAAGTTGCTGTAACCGATGCTACCGTACTTTTAACCGGAGAAACAGGTACAGGAAAAGAAGTTTTTGCACAGGCAATTCATAATGCAAGCAATCGGAGCAAACAAAATTTTGTAGCTGTAAACTGCTCTGCTTTCAGCAAAGAATTATTGGAAAATGAATTATTCGGGCATAAAGCCGGAGCTTTTACCGGTGCCATGAAAGATTCTAAAGGGATCTTCGAAGAAGCCAATAACGGGACCGTTTTTCTGGATGAGATCGGGGAAATGCCTTTGGATCTGCAGGCAAAATTACTGCGTGTCCTGGAGTCGGGGGAATTTCTGAAGGTTGGTGACAGCAAACCCACGAAGGCGAATGTAAGAATAATTGCGGCCACAAACAGAGACTTGCAACAAGAAATTGATAATGGAAGCTTCCGGGAAGATCTATATTACAGGATCAATATTTTTACTATTATGCTTCCTTCGCTTAGGGAAAGGATTGCTGATATTGAAGATCTGGCCTACAGTTTTCTCAAAAAATATACCTCAAAAATCGGAAAAAAAATTTCATTAATTTCTTCTGATTACTTAAATATTTTAAAGCAGCATTCCTGGAAGGGCAATATCCGTGAACTTCGGAATATTATTGAAAGAAGCGTAATTCTGGAAGATAGTTTGGAATTGACGGTCGATAGCTTACCATTCGATTTACAACAGATTTCTACAGCTCAGCCTTCATCGGATAAAGCTTTTTCGGCATTTTCGATGGCAAGTGCGGAAAAAATCCATATTCAGAAAATCCTGAATTATACCAAAGGAAATAAAGCAGAAGCCGCCCGATTACTGGAAATAGGAATTGCCACGCTCTACCGTAAGATCGAAGAATACAAAATCTCATAA
- a CDS encoding K(+)-transporting ATPase subunit C: MKQNIFLAIRLTLVCLLFFSGIYTLLILGIAQFSPNRGKGEILTFNNKKYYANIGQKFAEDRYFWSRPSAVEYNAAGAAGSNKGPTNPDYLKTVQERIDHFVKHNPEVQKSQIPSDLVTASGSGLDPNISVQAANVQVKRIARIRNINENKIQDLIISNTEKPFLGLFGTQKINVLKLNIALDNLK; encoded by the coding sequence ATGAAACAGAATATTTTTCTTGCGATAAGACTTACGTTAGTTTGTTTATTATTCTTTTCGGGAATTTATACCTTACTGATCTTAGGAATTGCACAATTCTCTCCAAACCGTGGGAAAGGTGAAATCCTTACATTTAATAATAAAAAATATTATGCCAATATCGGGCAAAAATTCGCTGAGGACCGTTATTTCTGGTCGCGTCCTTCTGCAGTAGAGTACAATGCAGCCGGAGCGGCGGGCAGCAATAAAGGTCCCACAAATCCTGATTACCTGAAAACCGTTCAGGAGAGAATTGATCATTTTGTAAAACATAATCCTGAGGTGCAGAAGTCTCAGATTCCTTCTGATCTGGTAACGGCAAGCGGAAGCGGACTTGATCCCAATATCTCGGTTCAGGCAGCGAATGTTCAGGTGAAAAGAATTGCCAGAATCAGAAATATTAATGAAAATAAAATTCAGGATTTAATAATATCCAATACTGAAAAACCATTTTTAGGATTATTCGGAACACAAAAAATCAATGTCCTGAAACTTAATATTGCCCTTGACAACCTGAAATAA
- the lpdA gene encoding dihydrolipoyl dehydrogenase, with amino-acid sequence MNYDIIVIGSGPGGYVTAIRAAQLGFKTAIIEKENLGGICLNWGCIPTKALLKSAQVFHYINHAEDYGLNKVEASFEFPNVIQRSRGVANKMSKGIEFLMKKNKIDVILGTAKVQKDKKVSVTDKDGKVTEYTGTHIIIATGARSRELPNLPQDGKKVIGYRQALSLPEQPKSMIVVGSGAIGVEFADFYNTMGTKVTVVEFMPNIVPVEDEEISKHLEKSLKKTGIEIMTNASVESVDTSGEGVKATVKTAKGNITLEADILLSAVGIAANIENIGLEEVGIQTDKGRVLVNEWYETSVPGYYAIGDIIPTQALAHVASAEGITCVEKIKGMHVEKIDYGNIPGCTYCHPEVASVGLTEKQAKEKGYEIKVGKFPLSASGKATANGNTDGFIKVIFDAKYGEWLGCHMIGEGVTDMVAEAVVARKLETTGHEIIKSIHPHPTVSEAIMEAAAAAYGEVIHI; translated from the coding sequence ATGAACTACGATATTATTGTCATCGGAAGTGGTCCTGGTGGATATGTTACAGCGATTAGAGCGGCACAATTGGGTTTTAAAACTGCAATTATCGAGAAAGAAAATTTGGGAGGAATCTGCCTGAACTGGGGATGTATTCCGACTAAAGCTTTGTTAAAGTCCGCTCAGGTTTTTCATTATATTAATCATGCTGAAGATTATGGTTTGAATAAAGTGGAAGCAAGTTTTGAATTCCCGAACGTAATCCAGAGAAGCCGTGGCGTTGCCAACAAAATGAGCAAAGGAATTGAATTCCTGATGAAAAAGAACAAAATCGATGTGATTTTAGGGACTGCGAAAGTTCAGAAAGATAAAAAAGTTTCTGTTACAGATAAAGATGGAAAAGTAACTGAATATACAGGAACTCACATCATTATCGCAACAGGAGCTCGTTCAAGAGAATTACCGAACTTACCTCAGGATGGTAAAAAAGTAATCGGATACAGACAGGCATTGTCTCTTCCTGAGCAGCCAAAATCTATGATTGTTGTAGGTTCCGGAGCGATCGGGGTGGAGTTTGCCGATTTCTATAATACGATGGGAACGAAAGTAACTGTTGTTGAATTTATGCCAAATATCGTTCCTGTAGAAGACGAAGAAATTTCTAAACACTTAGAAAAATCTTTGAAAAAGACAGGTATCGAGATCATGACAAACGCTTCTGTAGAAAGCGTTGACACAAGCGGAGAAGGCGTAAAAGCTACTGTAAAAACTGCGAAAGGAAACATCACTCTTGAAGCTGATATTTTATTGTCTGCTGTTGGGATCGCTGCCAATATCGAGAATATTGGTCTTGAAGAAGTTGGAATTCAGACAGATAAAGGTAGAGTTTTAGTAAACGAATGGTACGAAACTTCAGTTCCTGGCTACTACGCGATCGGAGATATTATCCCGACTCAGGCTTTAGCACACGTTGCTTCTGCGGAAGGGATTACTTGTGTTGAGAAAATCAAAGGAATGCATGTTGAAAAAATCGACTATGGAAATATCCCTGGATGTACGTACTGTCACCCGGAAGTTGCTTCTGTTGGTCTTACTGAAAAGCAGGCTAAGGAAAAAGGCTACGAAATCAAAGTGGGTAAATTCCCTCTTTCCGCAAGTGGAAAAGCGACTGCAAACGGAAATACGGATGGTTTCATCAAAGTTATTTTCGATGCTAAATATGGTGAATGGTTAGGTTGCCACATGATTGGTGAAGGGGTTACAGATATGGTTGCTGAAGCTGTTGTTGCCAGAAAATTGGAAACTACAGGTCACGAAATCATCAAATCAATCCACCCGCATCCAACGGTTTCTGAGGCTATTATGGAAGCTGCAGCTGCTGCTTACGGTGAAGTGATTCACATTTAA
- a CDS encoding ABC transporter ATP-binding protein, with the protein MSLQINNLTKKFGEQTALNNINISIEKNEIIGLLGPNGAGKSTLMKSIVGALKIDEGEIIFNEKNITEHQIEAKKKIGFLPENNPLYLEMYVKEYLQFVANIHKIPDSRVDEVIDLVGITPEKSKKIGQLSKGYKQRVGLAQAIIHQPDLLILDEPTNGLDPNQIIEIRNVIKEIGQQKTVLLSTHIMQEVEALCSRVILIHKGNILQDCPIDEFKGKFGSLEEAFTNYTQTEVTGINQ; encoded by the coding sequence ATGTCTCTTCAAATAAATAATTTAACCAAAAAATTTGGTGAACAAACCGCACTGAACAATATTAATATTTCTATTGAAAAAAACGAAATTATCGGTCTTCTTGGCCCTAACGGAGCCGGAAAATCTACTTTAATGAAATCTATTGTCGGTGCTTTGAAAATTGATGAAGGGGAAATTATTTTTAATGAAAAAAATATCACGGAACACCAGATTGAAGCTAAGAAAAAAATAGGCTTTCTTCCTGAAAACAATCCGCTATATCTGGAAATGTACGTAAAAGAATACTTGCAATTTGTGGCCAATATTCATAAAATTCCGGATTCAAGAGTAGATGAAGTGATTGATCTGGTGGGAATTACTCCTGAAAAATCTAAAAAAATCGGACAGCTTTCCAAAGGATACAAGCAAAGAGTTGGTCTTGCTCAGGCCATTATTCATCAACCGGATTTATTGATTCTGGATGAGCCTACAAACGGCCTTGACCCTAATCAAATCATAGAAATCAGAAATGTGATAAAAGAAATTGGGCAGCAAAAAACGGTTTTACTTTCTACCCACATCATGCAGGAAGTTGAGGCGCTTTGCTCACGCGTGATTCTTATTCACAAAGGAAATATTCTTCAGGATTGCCCAATTGATGAATTTAAAGGGAAATTCGGGAGCCTGGAAGAAGCATTTACAAACTACACTCAAACTGAAGTTACGGGAATTAATCAATAA